The Quercus robur chromosome 7, dhQueRobu3.1, whole genome shotgun sequence genome has a segment encoding these proteins:
- the LOC126690952 gene encoding uncharacterized protein LOC126690952 yields the protein MNKALSQVSKSPFMRSIEDTVLPRRFHQPTFTLYDGRSDPVKHVSHFRQKMAIYSRDEALMCKVFPSNLGPVAMKWFNGLKANSIESFKTLTRAFVARFITCSRVPQSLGSLLSMSMREGETLKAYSDRYWEMFNEIEGKHDYVAISTFKAGLPTNHDLRKSLTGKPVTSVHQLMDRIDKYRRVEEDQLQGKGKAKVVPQERRDFRSDHYNSNRPRKDFVGQSGSADT from the coding sequence ATGAACAAGGCATTGAGCCAAGTTTCCAAATCACCCTTTATGAGGAGCATAGAAGATACAGTTCTTCCTCGACGGTTCCACCAGCCTACGTTCACCCTATACGATGGCCGGTCAGACCCAGTGAAGCACGTTAGCCATTTTCGCCAGAAAATGGCTATCTACTCTAGAGACgaagccttgatgtgcaaggtttttCCATCAAATTTGGGTCCAGTGGCAATGAAGTGGTTCAATGGGTTGAAGGCCAATTCTATTGAGTCCTTCAAAACGCTTACTCGGGCTTTTGTCGCTCGCTTTATCACATGCAGCAGAGTGCCTCAGTCTTTGGGATCCTTGTTGTCTATGTCTATGCGAGAGGGCGAGACTCTCAAAGCTTATTCAGACAGGTATTGGGAAATGTTCAATGAAATAGAAGGAAAGCATGACTACGTGGCCATAAGTACTTTCAAAGCTGGCCTCCCAACCAACCAtgatttaaggaaatccctAACTGGTAAACCTGTTACCAGCGTACAccagttgatggataggattgatAAGTACAGAAGAGTAGAAGAGGATCAACTtcagggaaaaggaaaagctAAGGTAgtccctcaagagaggagggatttcaggtcggaccatTACAATAGTAACCGACCTCGGAAAGACTTCGTCGGGCAATCAGGATCTGCGGACACCTAA